A segment of the Gemmatimonadota bacterium genome:
ACGCGCGCCGGCATGCCGGCGGAGGCCGCCGTGTTCGGAGAGGTCGTTTTCATCGCGGTGCCGTACGCCGCGCTCCCTCAGGTGGGGCAGGACTACGGGTCTTTGATGCGGGGTAAGGTCGTCATCGAATGCGGAAATCCTTACCCGCGGCGCGACGGACCGATGGCAACAGAAGCGTTGGCCAAAGGGACTGGGGTCGCCTCAGCCGAATTCCTCCCGGGCGTCCGCCTCGTGCGTGCGTTCAACGCGGTCAGCTACAGGACCGTCGAGCGTGAGGATCACAGTCAGGTCGGGATTCCGATCGCCGGCGACGACCAGGACGCCCTTCGGATCGTGTCGGCCCTCGTGGTGGACGCCGGCTTCGATCCGGTCGTGGTCGGGCCTCTCGCCCGGGCGCGAGAATTCGATCAGGGCTCACCAGTGTACGTGACCGACATGACTGCGGCCCAACTCCGCGAGGCTTTGGATCTCGGGTAGGGCGCCCCGGTCAGTTCCACGCTCAGCGCCCAGAGCTTCGCGCGAGCCTCTTCGTCGTAGGCCTGTGCATTTGCACGTCGGCGATTCAGCCCGGAGAAGTAGCCGCCGCTCCCGATGTCCGGTGAGGTGACGAGCTGCATCACCGCGTCCGCTCCTTCGGCGACCGTGGCCCTCGGTGTGCCGCCGCCTCGCGTGATCATCGGCGTGTTCATGTAAGTGGCCGGGTGCAGCGCGTTCACGATCACGTCTTTACCCTCGAGCTCTTCCGCGAGATCGATGGTGAACAGGA
Coding sequences within it:
- a CDS encoding NADPH-dependent F420 reductase; amino-acid sequence: MTGPDAKGESKQSRRDFLRRAGATATGLVLAPTILPEGLGAAAAQQARLRIGVIGSGLIGGSVALRWAQAGHEILFSSRHPEELTDLVERAGPRTRAGMPAEAAVFGEVVFIAVPYAALPQVGQDYGSLMRGKVVIECGNPYPRRDGPMATEALAKGTGVASAEFLPGVRLVRAFNAVSYRTVEREDHSQVGIPIAGDDQDALRIVSALVVDAGFDPVVVGPLARAREFDQGSPVYVTDMTAAQLREALDLG